The DNA sequence TTGCGAGCTATCGCAAACATGACAGTTTCTCAGAGATGCACAATACAATCATGTAATCAATATCTCTGAGAATAACCAATCACGTCCTAGACACCGATAGAGGCCGTTACTGAATGTGGTAAGTGTTGTGTTTTTACCCATGTAGAATTCATCTCAACGACACATTAGAAAACCATCCTTTACAAAACAAATATTAACTGATTCAATGTATAATAaaaatgaggggggaaaaaaagacaGGATTCGCAGATAGAACTTTTTTTATGTTTGATTCATTTCTTTGTCTCCATTATTAGTTACATATATTTATGtgcaaaataaaaatattattgTGTCACACGAAATGTGTTAATGCACTTGGGTCTCTGTGAAAACAGGGTTGTAAGGAGAGTAAAAACCATAAGGCTAAAGGTCTTATGCGAAACAGTAACATTCACGCAGTGTTTTGCGTCAGGCTCTTCCTGTACAGTATACTCCGAGTCAGTATTCATGTCATAAGAATTAATTGCCCTCGACAACGCCCACCAATTGGGGAAAACAAACGTTCTTTCCCCATTGACCCCGACTGTAAAAGAGCCAACTTCGTAGTACATTTTTTGTTCTACAAATGTAACTAGGTCAAAAATCTCGACCTACGGAAATAGAGCCAgcgagaagagccctgtggcttcaggctattcggtGTGGAAGAGTGAGAAATTGTGGGGACCCGGTGTCAAAGTAGGCTACACTTTAGCTACGTGTGTGGAAAATATTTTatcacaggtaagacatttaacttgCTTAGTAGAGTCCGTTTggaactccactcactacttgtagctttATAGCTAGTCCATTTGTTTGCgttggctagcttaatgttctggttcagggctctccaatcctgttcctggagagctaccgtcctgtgggttcactccaaccctaatctagcacacctgattctataAACCCAATCagattagttacaactggggttgggagtgaaaacctacaggaggatagctctccaggaacagggttggagagtcctgttctggttggtagctagctagcacgcACTCACTCGGTTAACATTAGTGCTGTCATGAAAACGAGGGAAGCGCCAACAACATTACAtttttctaagtagtgagaacACTCAGGAGCAGGCAAAGTTGAATAGTAATCTTTACACACGTTGTACTTTTCTtaaaatgtagttttgtaattgactaaaacaagcagacaagaAAATAGCTTTTGGAAAAAGGTCaagtttttgctgtgagccaatggggtaaccAGAGTAACCATGTGTTGTTTTCCCCACGGGCAGGCAGGGCCACCACGTTCTATTTCATACCGACTGGGACTATCACATTACATAAGCACACATCGTCGCCATGACGATCCACACTGCACTGCTTGACAATGTTCCTGTACCGCTTCAGTGTATTTGTCCAGGATGTTCCTTCCTGTGAACAGACACAGGAAGTAGCTGCGATGATTTACCAGCTTGGTACACTGagcataggagttggcaagacagcacaaactgatctgggaccagactagagTTGCACCAGTGTGTATTTACACTATACTGCAGTCGCACCAAACGTCAGGTCAGCATCCACTGACCAGACTATCAATCTCCTCCAGCTTGCACAAGTCTTAACACAATCTCCTTTCGCCTCCTCTTGGTGAAGACAGACAAAGGAGGACATTTATGCCGTTAGCAGTCTGTAGGCAGGTTGGTGATAGGCCAAACCTCTCCTACTGTTACCTTGTACATTGCAGTTAAGGCCACCATTACAGTATGCCAAAGGGGCTTTAGCTATCAACATCAGGCCTTTAAGTCCAGACTCTGGGATAAAATACAACTTCCtactcttcacacacacacacacacacacgatctcagacagtcacacacacacactaaagtctTGACTCCGACTCCtggttccctctccctcctcgaAAGATTAGCTTAGCGTAGCTCAGCCCTGGGGCTCTGTgctgttgccatggtgagggGGCCCCTCAAGCTCATTGATGGTGTGGAGGAGCAGGCACACCGGGGGCTGGGTGGGTTGCGTCATGGCGGGTGGTGGCGGGGAGTTGGACCCTGTCGCCGACCCGCACTCCGACCTACTTTCGGGTCCATCCAGGGCTAGGGCCTGCCCCTCTTCTACTCCCGGAGCGGGGTGACCGCATCCATCGCAGAAGTCTCCTCCTTCCTGCTCCCCCATTAGGCTATCCTTCTCCCTCAGCTCCTTGCCCTCCTGGCTCCCAATACTGGTACTACCACCACGGTCACATACACAGACCTCGATACCCGAGTCACCCGTGAAACGGCGCCGCCGCCCAAGGGCCCCCCTATTATCTTTGTCCTCCTGGGCACCGCTCTCGGGCCCCCCTAGGTCCCCGAGAAACAGAGGCTCCTTGCAACTCTTCTCTGGGCTTCTAGGCTCCTCTGTAGAGGCCTCCTGGGGCCCTAGCCCTGGTCCACCATCCTGGGGCCCTAGCCCTGGTCCACCATCCTGGGGCTCCTGAGGCTTATTGTCTGCCTTGTGTCTGTTGTAGCCAATGGTGGGAGCCCCAGTGCGGTGGGGCTCTTCTAGGATCGGCCTGGAGCAGAGGGTGTCGGACACTGGGGGGACCGGAGTGGTCTGGATGGCCGGGCAGTGTCCCAGTCCGTCCTGTGGGTCCGTGGGCAGGGGGCTGACTGTATGGAAGACACtgtaggg is a window from the Salmo trutta chromosome 38, fSalTru1.1, whole genome shotgun sequence genome containing:
- the LOC115177597 gene encoding WW domain binding protein 1-like isoform X2; the encoded protein is MPLQLERKRSLLHCEGLNNQSYVCESGHCCGESECCSYYYELWWFWLVWVIIFILSCCCVCHHRRTKHRLQQQQRQHEINLIAYREAHNYTSVPFFFRFLPNSLLPDYEEVVNRPPTPPPPYSVFHTVSPLPTDPQDGLGHCPAIQTTPVPPVSDTLCSRPILEEPHRTGAPTIGYNRHKADNKPQEPQDGGPGLGPQDGGPGLGPQEASTEEPRSPEKSCKEPLFLGDLGGPESGAQEDKDNRGALGRRRRFTGDSGIEVCVCDRGGSTSIGSQEGKELREKDSLMGEQEGGDFCDGCGHPAPGVEEGQALALDGPESRSECGSATGSNSPPPPAMTQPTQPPVCLLLHTINELEGPPHHGNSTEPQG
- the LOC115177597 gene encoding WW domain binding protein 1-like isoform X1, giving the protein MNEILGVGLKMGLFLHVIAVSPSDATLDESLLHCEGLNNQSYVCESGHCCGESECCSYYYELWWFWLVWVIIFILSCCCVCHHRRTKHRLQQQQRQHEINLIAYREAHNYTSVPFFFRFLPNSLLPDYEEVVNRPPTPPPPYSVFHTVSPLPTDPQDGLGHCPAIQTTPVPPVSDTLCSRPILEEPHRTGAPTIGYNRHKADNKPQEPQDGGPGLGPQDGGPGLGPQEASTEEPRSPEKSCKEPLFLGDLGGPESGAQEDKDNRGALGRRRRFTGDSGIEVCVCDRGGSTSIGSQEGKELREKDSLMGEQEGGDFCDGCGHPAPGVEEGQALALDGPESRSECGSATGSNSPPPPAMTQPTQPPVCLLLHTINELEGPPHHGNSTEPQG